One part of the Glycine soja cultivar W05 chromosome 11, ASM419377v2, whole genome shotgun sequence genome encodes these proteins:
- the LOC114372892 gene encoding glutaredoxin-C9-like: protein MHQTSPNGTRHAPPPAGASGGPSGADHANVVKMVSENPVIVVGARGCCMCHVVQKLLQGQGVNPPVYEVDEGDQADLARELSRNIVGGSDDNSGETMQFPAVFVGGKFFGGLERLMATHISGELVPILKDAGALWL from the coding sequence ATGCACCAAACAAGCCCCAACGGCACACGTCACGCACCGCCTCCCGCCGGAGCAAGCGGCGGACCCAGTGGGGCTGACCACGCCAACGTGGTCAAAATGGTTTCGGAGAATCCCGTGATTGTGGTCGGGGCACGTGGGTGCTGCATGTGTCACGTGGTACAGAAGTTGTTGCAAGGCCAAGGAGTGAACCCTCCCGTGTACGAGGTTGACGAGGGGGACCAAGCTGACTTGGCCCGGGAGCTTTCGCGGAATATTGTCGGTGGCAGCGATGATAATAGCGGTGAAACGATGCAGTTTCCGGCGGTGTTCGTGGGCGGAAAGTTTTTCGGAGGGTTGGAGAGACTAATGGCCACCCATATCTCAGGTGAATTGGTTCCTATTCTGAAAGATGCTGGAGCCTTGTGGCTTTGA